In Brachypodium distachyon strain Bd21 chromosome 2, Brachypodium_distachyon_v3.0, whole genome shotgun sequence, one genomic interval encodes:
- the LOC100821106 gene encoding E3 ubiquitin-protein ligase RDUF2, producing the protein MDPSSPAPPAAVAAAARAPSYWCYSCERFVRATASGGGDAEAGVVCPGCDGGFLEEMDAPPPRSRPAAFVRRRAAADPALRGGATELRPRRNHRRGSGASGDRSSPYNPVIVLRRSAATDPGDADDEEAAAAAGAVTSSSFELFYDDGAGSGLRPLPESMSDFLMGSGFERLLDQLAQIEAGGFGAARPCDNPPASKAAVESMPVVVVAACHVGADSHCAVCKEPFELGAEAREMPCGHMYHQDCILPWLALRNSCPVCRHELPTDVPRPPASDPAAAEDQGSNTGAEAGSEEETVGLTIWRLPGGGFAVGRFAGGRRAGERELPVVYTEVDGGFNNGPAPRRISWSSRGSRSSQRGTIRRIFHNMFACFGHAHSTTNARASSSRSEWSSVFTRGLRSRSTSWRSQDGHADAIAR; encoded by the coding sequence ATGGATCCCTCCTCGCCtgccccgccggcggcggtggcggcggctgcgaggGCGCCGTCCTACTGGTGCTACAGCTGCGAGCGCTTCGTGCGCGCCACTGCTAGCGGTGGCGGGGATGCCGAGGCCGGGGTGGTGTGCCCCGGCTGCGACGGGGGGTTCCTCGAGGAGAtggacgcgccgccgcctcgcagCAGGCCGGCCGCCTTCgtccgccgccgtgccgcggcGGACCCCGCGCTCCGCGGCGGGGCCACCGAGCTCCGGCCCCGCCGCAACCACCGCCGCGGCTCTGGCGCATCCGGGGACCGCTCGTCCCCGTACAACCCCGTCATCGTGCTCCGCCGCTCGGCCGCCACGGACCCgggcgacgccgacgacgaggaggccgcggcggcggcgggcgccgtgACCAGCAGCAGCTTCGAGCTCTtctacgacgacggcgccggatCCGGGCTCCGCCCGCTGCCGGAGAGCATGTCCGACTTCCTCATGGGGTCCGGCTTCGAGCGGCTCCTCGACCAGCTCGCCCAGATCGAGGCCGGCGGCTTCGGCGCCGCGCGCCCCTGCGACAACCCGCCGGCGTCCAAGGCCGCCGTCGAGTCCAtgcccgtcgtcgtcgtcgccgcctgcCACGTCGGCGCCGACTCCCACTGCGCCGTCTGCAAGGAGCCCTTCGAGCTTGGCGCCGAGGCCAGGGAGATGCCGTGCGGCCACATGTACCACCAGGACTGCATCTTGCCGTGGCTCGCGCTGCGTAACTCGTGCCCCGTGTGCCGCCATGAGCTGCCCACCGATGTGCCGCGGCCTCCGGCGAGTGACCCGGCTGCCGCGGAGGACCAGGGCAGCAACACTGGGGCTGAGGCTggcagcgaggaggagacCGTGGGGTTGACGATTTGGCGGCTCCCTGGTGGAGGATTTGCTGTTGGGAGGTTTGCTGGTGGCAGGAGGGCTGGTGAGAGGGAGCTGCCAGTTGTCTACACTGAGGTGGATGGCGGCTTCAACAATGGCCCGGCACCGAGGAGGATTTCATGGTCATCGAGAGGGAGCCGATCGTCTCAGAGGGGCACTATTAGACGCATTTTTCACAACATGTTTGCGTGCTTTGGGCATGCCCATTCGACGACCAATGCTCGAGCATCATCCTCGAGGTCAGAGTGGAGCTCGGTTTTCACCCGCGGTTTGAGGAGCCGGAGCACAAGCTGGAGATCGCAAGATGGGCATGCTGATGCAATCGCAAGGTGA